From the genome of Monomorium pharaonis isolate MP-MQ-018 chromosome 2, ASM1337386v2, whole genome shotgun sequence, one region includes:
- the LOC118644269 gene encoding uncharacterized protein LOC118644269 produces the protein MSDSDSAIKNQQKLTAYSRCTFNIDLYIFKYQITFCLFVSIQILIPNRRFAKDDAKDQIKMPSKLEKKSFLDRVLSRRESPNKLNKKHHCKSKVSSNSSLSLDKEKLHTYDDVSDLTSNQFLAKFLTDEKEELPEYNCPPPPRPIYEIKSLTENQNSETRQVYDDVNICQERRIKNNEEIILQLTRDSCIKANEAVCITTYYTKPEMNDNHAPKETEHYQSPKSRNCIHDTAKMEQNEELYDDIALWADFTARQRDIETSGKKESEDPNSVFSDKKAWNRFAINRKLRVTSDFNCSSETNRRGDSVDNEGVEEIESPENNGLAVKRNTFLKLINRMENSFAKVSARSPSSFSTGKSNTSSNNS, from the exons ATGTCAG ATTCGGACTCAGCGATCAAAAATCAACAGAAACTGACAGCTTATTCACGTTGCACGTTTAATATCGATCTGT atattttcaaatatcaaataactttttgtttatttgtttcgATACAGATTCTAATTCCAAATAGAAGATTCGCCAAAGATGATGCCAAAGACCAGATTAAAATGCCGAGCAAGcttgaaaaaaaatcctttttgGATAGAGTTTTGAGTAGAAGAGAATCtcctaataaattaaacaagaagCATCACTGCAAGAGCAAAGTTTCATCGAATTCCTCATTATCTTtggataaagaaaaattgcacACCTATGACGATGTGTCCGATTTAACGTCGAATCAATTCTTAGCGAAATTTTTAACGGACGAAAAGGAAGAATTACCGGAATATAATTGTCCTCCTCCACCCAGGccaatttatgaaataaaatcgcTCACAGAAAATCAAAATTCCGAAACTCGACAAGTTTACGACGATGTTAACATCTGCCAAGAACgacgtattaaaaataatgag GAAATAATCTTGCAACTGACACGGGATTCATGTATAAAAGCAAACGAAGCTGTATGTATTACGACGTACTACACGAAACCGGAAATGAACGACAATCATGCCCCAAAAGAGACGGAACATTATCAATCCCCGAAAAGTAGAAACTGTATTCACGACACTGCGAAGATGGAACAGAATGAAGAGTTGTACGACGACATAGCGCTATGGGCTGATTTTACGGCGCGACAAAGAGACATTGAAACAtcaggaaagaaagaaagtgaAGATCCTAATTCAGTCTTTTCTGATAAGAAGGCTTGGAATCGATTTgctattaatagaaaattacgagTCACAAGCGATTTTAATTGCTCCAGTGAGACAAATAGACGAGGCGATAGCGTTGATAATGAAGGAGTGGAAGAAATAGAGTCACCCGAGAATAATGGGCTAGCGGTTAAAAGaaacacttttttaaaattgatcaaCAGAATGGAAAATTCTTTTGCTAAAGTTTCCGCAAGAAGTCCGTCTTCGTTCTCGACAGGCAAATCAAATACATCGAGTAATAACTCGTAA